From the genome of Natrinema marinum:
GAAGAGCTCGAATCCGAGATCGAAGACCTCGAGTTCAAACAGCAGACCGAGGTCCTCTCGAGCGAGGAGGAAAAGGAGCTCATCGAGAAGATCGAGAGCAAGCGCGAGGAGTACGAGGAGCGCAAACAGAAGCTCGATCAGAACGAGGATTTAGAGGAACTCGTCGAGGAAGCCGAGGAAGTGCGCTCGGAGGCCTCCCAGCACCACCAGAAGGTGACTGAACTGGCGGACAAGGCCCAGGAACACCACAACCAGATGATCGAGGCCTACCGCGAGGCCGACGACATCCGCGACGAGGCCGACGAGATGCACGAGAAGTTCGTCGAGGCCCAGGAGGCCGCCGACCGCCACCACGAGGACTTCGTCCGCGTCCAGAAGCGCCTGCGCGAACTGGACAAGAAAGAAGAAGAGGAGCGCAAGTCCGAGCGCGACAAGAAGAAAGAGGAGGCCAAAGAAGAGGCCGAAGAGATCTATCAGAAGTTCAAGGAAGGCGAGACCTTGGACACCGAGGACCTGATGAAGCTCCAGAAGACGGGACTGCTGTAAGTCGATTTCGTCTACCGCGTCTTTTCTCCCGATATTCGGGATTCGAAAGCGGGCGTGTAGCGCTGCCTGTCGGGAGTGAGGGAAGCGACGCGTCGGCGTCC
Proteins encoded in this window:
- a CDS encoding coiled-coil protein, translated to MVDESKNIELTEDDLENKSKGQLIKMAGQLRDRRNELNQMASERASKRDDLNAKTREKVDEAQEHREKRDELNEQVQEHKESRNELNAEANELFDKVEQLKSDMELDEGKDLEELESEIEDLEFKQQTEVLSSEEEKELIEKIESKREEYEERKQKLDQNEDLEELVEEAEEVRSEASQHHQKVTELADKAQEHHNQMIEAYREADDIRDEADEMHEKFVEAQEAADRHHEDFVRVQKRLRELDKKEEEERKSERDKKKEEAKEEAEEIYQKFKEGETLDTEDLMKLQKTGLL